From Paenibacillus physcomitrellae, the proteins below share one genomic window:
- a CDS encoding amidase domain-containing protein, producing MAEEWKNVLSTYILQQNQDEVDYRPRGGPTVITDLDYLMRRGERKARMARWYEEREASPLRSETKAKLVSEPVETADEVEVDLQLHRKIYYNKAGVKHREERLDEQRLILVRSGADWVVETVTQKVPERSPVLAGAFPGSGLPGDPSGKMEKRGPYLNRDVLGTGGVPKGPIYRREDAVKYADDWWDGFNPEFAGFEVDCTNYISQCLFAGGAPINYTGKRESGWWYKGYVGSQESWSYSWAVAGSLERYLSTSRSALRAEPVDRPEQLELGDVIIYDWDGDGAYQHSTIVTAFDAGGMPLVNAHTVSSRHRYWDYKDSYAWTEKTKYRFFHIADRF from the coding sequence ATGGCGGAAGAATGGAAGAATGTGCTGTCTACCTATATTTTGCAGCAAAATCAGGACGAAGTGGATTATCGGCCGCGGGGCGGCCCGACGGTTATTACCGATCTGGATTATTTGATGCGCCGGGGCGAACGTAAAGCCCGGATGGCCAGATGGTATGAAGAACGGGAGGCTTCCCCGCTCAGAAGCGAAACGAAAGCGAAGCTGGTCAGCGAACCGGTGGAAACGGCGGATGAAGTGGAGGTGGATCTGCAGCTGCACCGCAAAATTTATTACAACAAAGCCGGGGTTAAACACCGGGAGGAACGCCTTGATGAGCAGCGGCTGATTCTGGTCCGGAGCGGGGCAGATTGGGTGGTCGAAACGGTGACGCAGAAGGTGCCGGAGCGCAGTCCGGTATTGGCGGGAGCTTTTCCAGGCAGCGGGCTGCCCGGTGATCCTTCCGGAAAAATGGAGAAACGCGGCCCTTATCTGAACAGGGATGTGCTTGGAACGGGCGGCGTGCCGAAAGGGCCGATTTACCGCAGGGAAGATGCGGTAAAATATGCGGATGATTGGTGGGACGGCTTCAATCCGGAATTCGCCGGTTTCGAGGTGGACTGCACCAACTACATTTCGCAATGTCTCTTTGCAGGGGGAGCGCCAATAAACTATACTGGGAAAAGAGAATCGGGCTGGTGGTACAAAGGATATGTGGGCTCGCAGGAATCCTGGAGCTACAGTTGGGCAGTCGCGGGCAGCTTGGAGCGTTATTTGAGCACAAGCCGCTCCGCACTGCGCGCCGAACCTGTAGACCGCCCGGAGCAGCTGGAGCTCGGAGACGTGATTATTTACGACTGGGACGGCGACGGGGCTTACCAGCACAGCACGATTGTAACCGCCTTTGACGCCGGGGGCATGCCGCTCGTTAACGCGCATACGGTAAGCAGCCGGCACAGATATTGGGATTACAAGGATTCGTATGCCTGGACGGAGAAGACGAAATATCGTTTCTTTCACATTGCAGACCGGTTCTAA
- a CDS encoding D-alanine--D-alanine ligase, whose translation MGQDKMTVGLVYGGKSGEHEVSLQTAFAVMGAFDYNKYEIIPFFITKKGEWRVGGRLSAPLASLDKLKLEHGAGDTSAAVQLLFSGLSGSGKGLDVVFPLLHGTNGEDGTIQGLFEMANLPYVGAGVLASAAGMDKVVMKKLFADAGLDQCKYCYFTSSSWERNSHEHLQAVEDELGYPCFVKPANLGSSVGISKASNREELIQAIQYAFRYDLKVIVEEFVDAREIEVGILGNEEPLASVPGEIVSSSEYYDYTAKYLDGKSQMIIPAELDTELAERVRELGIKAFKSIEGSGLCRADFFVRRDNGVILINEVNTMPGFTPFSMYPLLWRETGVSYAALLDRLLGLAIERFEARQNLEFENGVQ comes from the coding sequence ATGGGACAGGACAAAATGACCGTCGGCCTGGTGTACGGCGGCAAATCCGGAGAACACGAAGTATCGCTGCAAACGGCTTTCGCTGTCATGGGCGCATTTGATTACAACAAATATGAGATCATTCCTTTTTTTATTACGAAAAAGGGTGAATGGAGAGTAGGCGGACGCCTGTCGGCTCCGCTTGCCTCCCTTGACAAGCTGAAGCTGGAGCATGGAGCCGGGGATACCTCGGCAGCCGTACAGCTGCTGTTTAGCGGACTATCCGGAAGCGGCAAAGGATTGGATGTAGTCTTCCCGCTGCTGCACGGGACAAACGGAGAAGACGGAACGATCCAGGGGTTGTTCGAAATGGCGAACCTTCCTTATGTAGGTGCGGGAGTGCTGGCTTCAGCGGCCGGTATGGATAAAGTCGTCATGAAGAAATTGTTTGCCGACGCCGGACTTGATCAGTGCAAATATTGCTACTTTACATCGTCTTCCTGGGAGCGTAACAGCCATGAACATCTGCAGGCAGTAGAAGATGAGCTGGGTTATCCATGCTTCGTGAAACCGGCCAACCTGGGTTCAAGCGTAGGTATTTCCAAAGCGTCCAACCGTGAAGAGCTGATTCAGGCGATTCAGTATGCTTTCCGTTATGATCTTAAGGTAATTGTGGAAGAATTCGTGGACGCGCGGGAAATTGAAGTAGGCATCCTGGGCAATGAAGAGCCGCTGGCATCTGTACCGGGCGAAATTGTCTCTAGCAGCGAATATTACGATTACACCGCTAAATATCTGGACGGCAAATCGCAGATGATTATTCCGGCCGAACTGGATACGGAGCTTGCCGAGCGGGTGCGTGAGCTTGGAATCAAAGCGTTTAAGTCGATTGAAGGAAGTGGTCTGTGCCGGGCGGATTTCTTTGTCCGCAGAGATAACGGGGTTATCCTTATTAATGAAGTCAATACGATGCCGGGTTTTACACCTTTCAGCATGTATCCGCTGCTCTGGCGGGAAACCGGCGTTTCGTATGCTGCGCTGCTGGACCGTCTGCTGGGGCTCGCTATTGAACGGTTTGAGGCTCGTCAGAATCTGGAGTTCGAGAACGGCGTACAATAA
- the uvsE gene encoding UV DNA damage repair endonuclease UvsE, with amino-acid sequence MIVRLGFVAMSTAEVMKGVSPSRTMTLKSFAKLADREAALRKLEHIAAENLHNTLRLLKHCTYNDVHVYRLTSKLIPLATHPDLVDWNPFAALADSFREVGDYAREHQMRLSFHPDHFTVLSTPRPEVLESSIRDLRYHVDMFEAMGLDCRAKNNIHIGGAYGDKPSAGERFAEAAVKLPESFKRRLTLENDDKTFDAIETLEMCERLSLPMVLDIHHQWVNNQGETPSELWPRILRTWESDYAQADSPADRPLPPKIHASSPKSETDRRSHADGVEAGPLLDFLRSIASVTEEVDVMLEAKLKDGALFALMDELSHYQGDGVEILDRASVRISG; translated from the coding sequence ATGATTGTACGTTTAGGATTTGTGGCGATGTCGACAGCGGAGGTCATGAAAGGCGTGTCGCCTTCGAGAACGATGACTTTAAAAAGCTTCGCCAAGCTGGCTGACCGTGAAGCGGCTCTGCGCAAGCTGGAGCATATCGCGGCCGAAAATCTGCATAATACGCTGAGGCTCCTGAAGCACTGCACCTACAATGATGTTCACGTTTATCGGCTAACCTCCAAGCTGATTCCGCTCGCTACCCATCCGGATCTGGTGGACTGGAATCCGTTTGCTGCCCTTGCGGACTCCTTCCGCGAGGTTGGGGATTACGCGCGGGAACATCAGATGCGGCTTTCGTTCCATCCGGATCACTTTACCGTGCTGAGCACGCCGCGTCCCGAGGTGCTGGAAAGCTCCATCCGGGATTTGCGGTACCATGTGGACATGTTTGAAGCCATGGGGCTGGACTGCCGGGCTAAAAACAACATCCACATCGGCGGTGCCTATGGGGACAAACCCTCTGCCGGAGAACGTTTTGCCGAAGCGGCGGTGAAGCTGCCCGAATCGTTCAAGCGCCGCCTGACGCTGGAGAATGACGATAAAACCTTCGATGCAATTGAAACGCTTGAAATGTGTGAACGGCTGTCCTTGCCGATGGTGCTCGATATTCATCATCAGTGGGTCAACAATCAGGGGGAGACTCCTAGCGAGTTATGGCCGCGGATTCTGCGCACCTGGGAATCGGACTATGCGCAGGCCGATTCACCAGCGGACCGTCCGCTGCCGCCCAAGATTCACGCCTCAAGCCCGAAAAGCGAAACCGACCGCCGCAGCCATGCCGACGGGGTGGAGGCGGGGCCGCTGCTGGATTTCCTGCGGAGTATCGCTTCCGTTACGGAAGAGGTTGACGTTATGCTGGAAGCGAAGCTGAAGGATGGGGCATTATTCGCTTTGATGGACGAGCTGTCCCATTATCAGGGGGACGGCGTTGAAATTCTCGACAGAGCCTCTGTCAGGATTTCCGGGTAA
- a CDS encoding inositol monophosphatase family protein, which yields MEDNKKPAFVVGSKSYTAVAINAAAKAGEWIKSRVGIYKQLDTKTSPQDLVTEVDKGAEVMIRKLIQTHFPDHDFLGEESVEPGAEASAKAVAGYADSEYLWIVDPIDGTTNFVHGNPYFCVSIALAVKGELMLGVIYDPMHDEMFVAEKGKGAYVHGNPMAVSKEAALSDSLMAVGYNPDRNFALPLNMKGITALATQTRSLRTMGSAALQLAYVAAGRLTGYYEVGLNAWDIAAGVLLVTESGGKVTDTQGGAFSLQTRHLAATNGLIHQELLQSLEASGATGL from the coding sequence TTGGAAGACAATAAGAAACCCGCCTTTGTTGTGGGCAGCAAGTCTTACACCGCGGTTGCCATTAATGCGGCAGCCAAAGCGGGAGAATGGATTAAGAGCCGAGTGGGCATTTATAAACAATTGGATACCAAAACCTCCCCGCAGGATCTGGTAACAGAAGTGGATAAAGGCGCAGAAGTCATGATCCGCAAGCTGATTCAGACCCATTTTCCGGACCATGATTTTCTGGGTGAAGAAAGCGTCGAGCCCGGCGCGGAAGCATCGGCCAAAGCGGTGGCCGGCTATGCGGATTCCGAATATCTCTGGATTGTGGATCCGATTGACGGTACAACCAACTTTGTGCATGGCAATCCTTATTTCTGTGTGTCCATCGCTCTTGCGGTGAAGGGCGAACTGATGCTGGGCGTCATTTATGATCCGATGCATGACGAGATGTTTGTGGCGGAGAAAGGCAAAGGCGCCTATGTTCACGGCAACCCGATGGCCGTCTCCAAAGAAGCGGCTTTGTCAGACAGTCTGATGGCAGTCGGGTATAACCCGGACCGGAATTTTGCGCTGCCGCTTAACATGAAAGGCATCACGGCTTTGGCCACGCAGACAAGAAGTTTGAGAACGATGGGTTCAGCAGCGCTGCAGTTGGCATACGTGGCAGCCGGGCGGTTGACCGGTTATTACGAGGTAGGTCTGAATGCTTGGGATATTGCAGCCGGCGTACTGTTGGTAACGGAATCGGGCGGCAAGGTGACGGATACCCAAGGCGGCGCATTCAGCCTGCAAACCCGTCATCTGGCAGCGACCAATGGTTTGATTCATCAGGAACTGCTGCAATCGCTGGAAGCATCCGGAGCGACCGGGCTGTAG
- a CDS encoding stalk domain-containing protein — MKGIAGRRKTGKVLGGLLLAAVLALPIQAGAAAQAGSVYKIVALGDSVTAGYEPAMAAQTNPAVYGYAERLKEQALFHGRAELVNDGILGLTSEGLANYTGAIEAGTAVAADAIQPGVSDPRIAKFASGIAQAKSDVADADLIVITIGGNDIKPLLSEVKTLAANDLETKVKTLLADYSANIIETIGHLRTVNPQALIVLADQYQPVPAIAGKADYDKLEQAAALYTSTVDQVVAQTNTATGPVKAAHVAAAFVGSEMSYTHILEGDIHPQQAGYEAIAKVFAGVIWGEYRQTAAAAGKEPISIVIGGQEWNSANKPILKNGQTFVAIGDIVQATHAVSKWNSKTSTVTVTLSGRTVVIPIGSSTIQVNGTKVATSAPAFLNKVGVNSKTYVPLALLANGLGFDVQYSPKMKTAFINF, encoded by the coding sequence ATGAAGGGAATAGCGGGTAGAAGAAAAACGGGCAAGGTATTAGGCGGGCTGCTGCTGGCAGCGGTGCTGGCTTTGCCGATTCAGGCGGGGGCGGCAGCCCAGGCAGGCAGCGTTTATAAGATCGTTGCTCTCGGGGATTCGGTGACCGCGGGATATGAACCGGCGATGGCTGCTCAAACGAATCCTGCTGTATACGGATACGCCGAGCGGCTGAAGGAGCAGGCTTTGTTCCATGGACGGGCGGAGCTGGTGAATGACGGAATTCTGGGCCTGACGAGCGAAGGTTTGGCCAACTATACGGGAGCTATTGAAGCGGGCACGGCCGTTGCGGCCGACGCTATTCAACCAGGCGTCTCCGATCCGCGGATTGCCAAGTTTGCTTCGGGCATCGCTCAGGCGAAATCAGATGTGGCGGATGCCGATCTCATTGTGATTACAATCGGCGGCAATGATATCAAACCGCTGCTGTCAGAAGTTAAGACGCTGGCAGCAAACGATTTGGAAACCAAGGTCAAAACGCTGCTGGCGGATTATTCGGCTAACATCATAGAAACGATCGGGCATTTGCGTACGGTTAATCCGCAGGCGCTGATCGTCCTTGCCGACCAATACCAGCCGGTACCGGCGATTGCCGGGAAGGCCGACTACGACAAGCTGGAGCAGGCAGCGGCTTTGTACACGTCTACCGTGGATCAAGTTGTAGCCCAAACCAACACGGCGACGGGACCGGTAAAAGCCGCCCATGTTGCAGCAGCTTTTGTCGGCAGCGAAATGAGCTACACGCATATTCTCGAAGGGGATATCCATCCGCAGCAAGCCGGCTATGAGGCGATTGCCAAAGTATTTGCCGGGGTCATTTGGGGCGAATACCGCCAGACTGCGGCAGCTGCCGGCAAGGAGCCGATTTCAATCGTGATCGGCGGCCAGGAATGGAATTCGGCGAACAAACCGATTTTGAAGAACGGGCAAACTTTTGTGGCCATCGGCGATATCGTGCAGGCTACCCATGCAGTCTCGAAATGGAACAGCAAAACAAGTACGGTTACTGTCACTTTGTCCGGACGCACAGTCGTTATTCCGATCGGCTCTTCCACCATCCAGGTGAACGGAACCAAAGTAGCGACATCTGCTCCGGCTTTCCTGAATAAAGTTGGCGTCAATTCGAAAACGTACGTACCGCTCGCTTTGCTGGCAAACGGACTTGGCTTTGACGTGCAGTACAGCCCGAAGATGAAAACGGCATTTATTAATTTTTAA
- a CDS encoding glycoside hydrolase family 65 protein, whose translation MPKAADRYLQVDPWAVIEEGFDPARSRVSESIFSLSNEYMGVRGYAEEGYGGDTLLGSYFNGLFEQMEIAAHYKGIIRSLRYMVNSVDWLYTRLTVDGETLDLSESKFTDYRRKLDFRTGLYTRELTWHTNSGKILKLRFERLVSMTRAQVGGQRITLVPVNFSGTVQLRTGLDFSILHEDQGKNLWRVIRKAPGSEKDLAGSLLGATLTTGNRLYSAFAVHSDQIANAVPEEEEKYIGLALELQLEQGKEAVFDKLVSNVTDKQTGRSDEEVWTSGSEAADALNSLTLDELMEEQRTYWAHVWETSDIQIEGDPDNQQGIRFCIFQLVQTYHGDHPGFNIGAKGLTGEAYRGLAFWDTESYCLPFYIFNNPKAAKSLLEFRYQSLPQALERAKEVDCEGAFYPIATIDGTESCDLWQHSNLQLHVGTAIAYGLWRYEKIVGDKPFLYEKGAEMLLQISRFYRTRGQWGQKSGQFGYYGVMGPDEFQLMVNNNAYTNYMAKKLFEYTLEVAEEMKREVPQQWAELAERLGLQEEELSEWRRLADHMKIPKDDSTGVYEEHDGFFDMPHIEIQDIPVTDFPLYSNWSYDRIYRYDMIKQPDVLMFLLLHNQSFSLEEKRANYEFYEPKTIHESSLSPSVHSILAAEIGRHEEAYKFFEFATRLDLDNYNRNTREGLHTTSIAAAWMNIVYGFGGMRSDGPELLFQPTIPEPWSSYSFRITYRDTVIAVQVTKDEVRMQALEGEAVAVQVYGQSCRVDAAGVTVALKSGQPG comes from the coding sequence ATGCCGAAAGCGGCGGACAGATATTTGCAGGTCGACCCGTGGGCAGTGATCGAGGAAGGGTTTGATCCGGCGCGCAGCCGGGTGTCTGAATCGATTTTTTCGCTCAGCAATGAATATATGGGCGTGCGTGGATACGCGGAGGAAGGTTATGGAGGGGATACGCTGCTGGGCAGCTATTTCAACGGGCTGTTCGAGCAAATGGAGATCGCGGCCCATTATAAAGGTATTATCAGATCGCTGCGTTATATGGTCAATTCGGTGGATTGGCTGTACACGCGTTTAACGGTGGACGGGGAAACCCTGGATCTCTCCGAATCAAAATTTACGGATTACCGGCGAAAGCTGGATTTTCGCACAGGGCTGTACACCCGGGAATTAACCTGGCATACAAACAGCGGGAAAATACTGAAGCTGCGCTTTGAACGGCTCGTCAGCATGACCCGCGCCCAGGTAGGCGGCCAGCGGATTACGCTTGTGCCGGTGAATTTTTCGGGAACGGTTCAGCTGCGTACGGGGCTTGATTTCTCGATCCTCCACGAGGATCAGGGCAAAAATCTGTGGCGGGTAATCCGCAAAGCGCCGGGGTCGGAGAAAGACCTTGCCGGCAGTCTTTTGGGGGCAACGCTCACCACGGGCAACCGGTTGTATTCGGCCTTTGCCGTCCACTCCGATCAAATCGCGAACGCCGTGCCTGAAGAAGAAGAAAAATATATCGGACTGGCGCTGGAGCTCCAGCTGGAGCAGGGCAAAGAGGCTGTGTTTGACAAGCTGGTCAGCAATGTAACCGACAAACAGACCGGCAGGTCCGACGAGGAGGTCTGGACAAGCGGCAGCGAAGCGGCGGATGCGCTGAACAGCTTGACCCTGGACGAACTGATGGAAGAGCAGCGCACTTATTGGGCTCACGTCTGGGAGACATCGGACATTCAGATTGAAGGGGATCCGGACAACCAGCAGGGCATCCGTTTTTGCATTTTCCAGCTTGTGCAGACCTATCACGGGGATCATCCGGGCTTCAACATCGGGGCCAAAGGGCTGACGGGCGAGGCGTACCGCGGCTTGGCCTTCTGGGATACGGAGTCCTACTGCCTGCCGTTTTATATATTCAACAACCCGAAGGCGGCCAAAAGCTTGCTTGAATTCCGCTACCAATCCCTGCCGCAAGCGCTGGAACGGGCTAAAGAGGTAGATTGCGAAGGGGCTTTTTACCCGATTGCTACAATTGACGGCACCGAAAGCTGCGATTTATGGCAGCATTCCAATCTCCAGCTTCATGTCGGAACGGCGATTGCTTACGGCCTTTGGCGTTATGAGAAGATCGTGGGCGACAAACCGTTTTTATATGAAAAAGGGGCGGAAATGCTGCTGCAGATCAGCCGTTTCTACCGGACCAGAGGCCAATGGGGCCAGAAGTCAGGGCAGTTTGGTTATTACGGTGTCATGGGGCCGGACGAATTCCAGCTTATGGTCAACAATAATGCCTACACGAATTACATGGCGAAAAAGCTGTTCGAATACACCCTCGAAGTTGCGGAAGAAATGAAACGCGAGGTGCCGCAGCAGTGGGCCGAGCTTGCCGAACGTTTGGGACTGCAGGAAGAGGAGCTGTCGGAATGGCGGCGGCTCGCTGACCATATGAAAATCCCGAAAGACGATTCTACCGGCGTTTATGAGGAGCATGACGGCTTTTTTGATATGCCGCATATCGAGATTCAGGACATTCCGGTCACGGATTTCCCGCTGTATTCGAATTGGTCGTATGACCGGATCTACCGGTACGACATGATCAAGCAGCCGGATGTGCTGATGTTCCTGCTGCTGCACAACCAGTCCTTCAGCCTGGAGGAGAAACGGGCCAACTATGAATTTTATGAGCCGAAAACCATTCATGAATCGTCGCTGTCGCCGTCGGTCCATTCCATCCTGGCTGCGGAAATAGGCCGGCATGAGGAGGCTTACAAGTTCTTCGAATTCGCTACCCGGCTTGATCTTGACAACTACAACCGGAATACCCGGGAGGGACTGCACACCACGTCCATTGCCGCGGCCTGGATGAACATCGTCTACGGCTTTGGGGGCATGCGTTCCGACGGACCGGAGCTGTTGTTCCAGCCGACGATTCCGGAGCCGTGGAGCAGCTACAGCTTCCGCATTACGTACCGGGACACCGTCATCGCTGTTCAGGTTACGAAAGACGAGGTGCGCATGCAGGCTTTGGAAGGCGAAGCCGTCGCCGTTCAGGTCTACGGGCAAAGCTGCAGGGTTGATGCCGCAGGCGTAACTGTAGCTTTAAAAAGCGGGCAGCCGGGGTAA
- a CDS encoding glycosyl hydrolase family 65 protein, which yields MSWIVKETGFDPERTATNGSKFMIGNGRYGYRGTLEEFGKKELAAVIPAGLYDQAAGRWREPVNLPNGLHTRIYADDVLLSVQEGNSVLEHSQQLDLKAAVHDRRTVFAAAGGSRVTFEAQRFASAKRLDLLAAKCSLTAEEDCEIVIVTGIDGDVWDINGPHLEDWAVKETAGCLVVTARTQELGVGVAVAETAVFDFEHRQEIELAVGEAGPFGGIGPVEGASQVGGASPVGNADTFSGASSSIFRRISFTCRAGETYSWTKYVSLHHELEPAGGMEPAGGVWANGETWQNGQIRPIRQEAQDQPEVLTPGEAAMQSSLQAARDGYNRLLEEHAACWNREWERADVLIEGDEEAQFGLRYSLYQLLIIAPGDSERVSIPARGLSGQVYKGAVFWDTEMFMLPFFLLTRPEVARNLMMYRVHTLPGAKRKAAEYGFQGAFYAWESQDSGDDACTLFNVNDVFTGRPMRTYFRDKQVHISADVVHGIWQYYLHTGDDRLLMEGGAEVIWEVARFYYSYAYYNVYRERYEILDVTGPDEYHERVNNNAFTNRLVKKALSIALQTEELLSKRNPELHAAVTGGADAAITVEKIRGLHDGLYVPEPDAETSVIEQFDGYFKLEDVSLADLKKRVLHPSEYWGGGNGLATTTQIIKQADVVLMLHLFKEEFSQTVKKANWDYYEPRTEHGSSLSPCVYALVAADTGSPDWAYPYFMRTATIDLTGDSKQYVGDLYIGGTHPAANGGAWMAAVQGFAGIHVEPGLLQIRPSLPSGWKAIEFTLNVQGQSLRVHVSAGEVKLRSLSASAPEPAQKGQAGQEPEATAASVEYEAAGGLLPAIPGAASALTVSVFGQRHELLAGGSELIVAVKAAAGAPPFLA from the coding sequence ATGAGCTGGATAGTGAAGGAAACCGGGTTTGATCCGGAGCGGACCGCCACGAACGGCAGCAAGTTTATGATCGGCAACGGGCGGTACGGTTACAGAGGCACGCTGGAGGAGTTCGGGAAAAAGGAACTGGCCGCCGTTATTCCGGCGGGCCTGTACGATCAGGCGGCAGGCAGGTGGCGGGAGCCGGTGAACCTGCCGAACGGGCTGCACACGAGGATTTATGCGGATGACGTACTGCTGAGTGTGCAGGAAGGGAATAGCGTGCTGGAGCACAGCCAGCAGCTGGATCTGAAGGCGGCGGTGCATGACCGCCGCACGGTGTTCGCCGCAGCCGGGGGAAGCCGCGTGACGTTTGAGGCGCAGCGTTTCGCAAGCGCCAAGCGGCTGGACCTGCTGGCTGCGAAGTGCAGTCTGACGGCCGAGGAAGACTGCGAGATCGTCATCGTCACCGGCATTGACGGTGACGTGTGGGACATCAACGGCCCGCATCTGGAGGATTGGGCCGTGAAGGAGACGGCGGGCTGTCTCGTAGTGACAGCCCGGACCCAGGAGCTCGGCGTCGGGGTCGCCGTGGCCGAGACGGCGGTGTTTGATTTTGAGCACCGCCAGGAAATCGAACTGGCGGTCGGGGAGGCAGGCCCGTTTGGAGGTATAGGCCCGGTCGAAGGCGCAAGCCAGGTTGGCGGTGCCAGTCCGGTTGGCAACGCAGATACCTTCAGCGGTGCCAGCAGCAGTATTTTCCGTCGAATTTCCTTCACCTGCAGGGCGGGGGAAACTTACAGCTGGACGAAATACGTATCCCTGCATCACGAGCTGGAACCCGCAGGCGGAATGGAACCCGCAGGGGGAGTTTGGGCAAACGGGGAAACCTGGCAAAACGGGCAAATCCGGCCCATCCGCCAGGAGGCGCAGGATCAGCCGGAGGTTTTGACGCCCGGAGAAGCTGCCATGCAGTCCAGCCTCCAAGCTGCCCGGGACGGTTATAACCGTCTTCTGGAGGAGCATGCCGCATGCTGGAACCGTGAGTGGGAACGGGCCGACGTGTTGATCGAAGGCGATGAAGAAGCCCAGTTTGGCCTGCGCTACAGCCTGTATCAGCTGCTGATCATCGCGCCGGGCGATTCGGAGCGGGTGTCCATCCCGGCCCGCGGATTGTCGGGCCAGGTTTACAAGGGGGCCGTGTTTTGGGACACGGAGATGTTTATGCTGCCCTTTTTTCTCCTGACCCGGCCGGAGGTGGCGCGCAATTTGATGATGTACCGGGTGCATACGCTCCCGGGCGCGAAACGGAAGGCGGCGGAATACGGCTTCCAGGGGGCTTTTTACGCCTGGGAGAGCCAGGACAGCGGCGACGATGCCTGCACGCTTTTTAATGTGAACGATGTTTTCACCGGACGGCCCATGCGGACTTATTTCCGCGACAAGCAGGTCCATATCAGCGCCGACGTGGTGCACGGCATTTGGCAGTATTACCTTCATACGGGGGACGACCGTCTGCTGATGGAAGGCGGCGCGGAGGTCATCTGGGAGGTGGCCCGTTTCTATTATTCTTATGCCTACTACAACGTTTACCGGGAGCGATATGAAATTCTGGACGTGACAGGTCCGGATGAATATCATGAGCGGGTGAACAATAACGCCTTTACGAACCGGTTGGTGAAAAAGGCTTTAAGCATTGCGCTACAAACGGAGGAACTGCTCAGCAAACGGAATCCTGAGCTTCATGCGGCCGTTACGGGCGGCGCTGACGCGGCGATTACGGTGGAGAAAATCCGCGGGCTGCATGACGGTTTATACGTTCCGGAGCCTGATGCGGAGACTTCAGTCATTGAGCAGTTTGACGGTTATTTCAAGCTGGAGGACGTATCCCTTGCCGATCTGAAGAAACGGGTATTGCACCCGAGCGAATATTGGGGCGGCGGCAACGGGCTGGCGACCACAACGCAGATCATCAAACAGGCCGATGTCGTCCTGATGCTGCATCTGTTCAAGGAAGAGTTCAGCCAAACGGTCAAAAAAGCCAACTGGGACTATTATGAGCCCCGGACCGAACACGGCTCCAGCCTCAGTCCCTGCGTTTATGCGCTGGTCGCCGCCGATACCGGCTCGCCGGATTGGGCTTATCCGTATTTCATGCGGACTGCCACAATCGATTTGACCGGTGACTCGAAGCAGTACGTCGGGGACCTGTACATCGGCGGCACCCATCCGGCGGCAAACGGCGGGGCATGGATGGCGGCGGTACAAGGATTTGCCGGCATCCATGTGGAGCCGGGACTGCTGCAGATTCGCCCGTCCCTGCCCTCCGGGTGGAAGGCGATCGAATTTACACTGAACGTACAAGGGCAGTCTTTGCGCGTGCACGTATCGGCCGGAGAGGTGAAGCTCCGCTCCCTTTCAGCTTCAGCTCCAGAACCGGCACAGAAGGGGCAGGCGGGACAAGAGCCGGAGGCGACTGCGGCGTCCGTGGAATATGAGGCTGCAGGCGGACTGCTGCCAGCCATTCCGGGAGCTGCTTCCGCCCTAACTGTCAGTGTCTTTGGCCAGCGGCATGAGCTTCTCGCGGGCGGCTCCGAGCTGATAGTGGCCGTTAAGGCGGCGGCCGGAGCCCCGCCGTTCCTTGCTTAA
- the pgmB gene encoding beta-phosphoglucomutase produces MLEHMKGAIFDLDGVIVDTAKYHFLAWRELAAQLGFEFTEQDNERLKGVSRMESLRILLEVGGLELPEEEQQKLAESKNAKYVEYISKLEQSELLPGVREYLTGLREQGVKIALGSASKNAAFILERLGIAGLFDAVVDGTKVSKAKPDPEVFLTACRELGLAPQECIVFEDAAAGVAAAKAAGTGIVGIGRPEVLGEADQVVAGIFELLADSQ; encoded by the coding sequence ATGCTGGAACATATGAAAGGAGCCATCTTCGATCTGGACGGGGTGATCGTCGATACGGCTAAATATCATTTTTTGGCCTGGCGGGAGCTGGCCGCCCAGCTCGGGTTTGAATTTACGGAGCAGGATAACGAAAGGCTGAAAGGGGTCAGCCGGATGGAATCGCTTCGGATCCTGCTGGAGGTTGGTGGGCTGGAGCTGCCGGAGGAGGAGCAGCAGAAGCTGGCCGAATCCAAAAACGCCAAATATGTGGAGTATATCTCCAAACTCGAGCAGTCCGAGCTTTTGCCCGGCGTAAGGGAATATCTGACCGGCCTCCGGGAGCAGGGGGTTAAAATCGCCCTCGGCTCGGCAAGCAAAAACGCCGCGTTTATTCTTGAGCGGCTCGGGATCGCCGGTTTGTTTGATGCCGTGGTGGACGGCACCAAAGTCTCTAAAGCCAAACCGGATCCAGAGGTTTTCCTCACCGCCTGCCGGGAGCTGGGTTTGGCGCCGCAGGAGTGTATCGTCTTTGAAGACGCCGCCGCCGGCGTTGCGGCTGCCAAAGCGGCAGGCACCGGCATCGTGGGCATCGGACGTCCGGAGGTGCTGGGGGAGGCGGATCAGGTGGTGGCCGGCATCTTTGAGCTTTTGGCGGACAGCCAATAA